One window from the genome of Pedococcus badiiscoriae encodes:
- a CDS encoding ATP-dependent helicase, translated as MAADVLDRFSPATAEWFRGSFSAPTAAQAGAWEAISSGHHALVVAPTGSGKTLSAFLWALDRLAASPPPADKIKRCRVLYVSPMKALAVDVERNLRSPLVGIGHAATRLGLTPPDVTVSVRSGDTPAAERRAFARTPTDVLITTPESLFLILTSQAREALAGVETVILDEVHAVAGTKRGAHLALSLERLDALLDAPAQRIGLSATVEPVAEVARYLAGGRPVEIVRPPSTKEWDLEVVVPIPDMSALGEVIEEDLSGPASGAERRASIWPHVEERIVDLVASHRSTLVFANSRRLAERLTARLNEIWDERLETMREVRGDGPPEPPEPAPRHPASRTPAQLMAQSGASSGAPPVLARAHHGSVSKEHRQLIEEDLKAGRLPAVVATSSLELGIDMGAVDLVIQVESPPSVASGLQRVGRAGHQVGAVSRGVLFPKFRGDLVQTAVVVERMRAGAIESLRVPANPVDVLAQQIVAMCALDEWTVDDLESVVRKATPFASLPRSILESVLDMLSGRYPSDEFAELRPRIVWDRVTGVLTGRPGAQRLAVTSGGTIPDRGLYAVFLASSEGAGRRVGELDEEMVYESRVGDVFTLGTSTWRIEDITHDQVLVTPAPGLPGRLPFWKGDQQGRPAELGRAVGAFVREVVGLSPARARDRVTAAGLDEWAADNLLGYLAEQQEATRHVPDDRTIVVERFRDEIGDWRVAVHSPFGGQVHAPWALCVSARMRERYGVDVQAMHGDDGIVFRLPDLEFEDEGAGTRGVGAELLELVRLEADDVHDLVTSEIGGSALFAARFRECASRALLLPRRRPDRRQPLWQQRQRAAQLLEVASQYASFPIVLETVRECVQDVFDVPGLTSLMRSIEAREVTLVDVESAQPSPFARSLMFGYVAQFLYEGDSPLAEKRAAALALDPTLLAELLGRGEGLSLRDLLDPAQVTRTESELQRLVPERACRDAEDVADLLRVLGPLPLDEIVRRSQDSLARNEIGAWLVDLEGARRLIRVRIAGQERWAAIEDAGRLRDALGSSLPVGIPQTFLESVPDPLGDLVRRYARTHGPFPAAAVAAWWGVGPAIALDALRRLVSSGRVVEGELLPTENGGGLHGLDYCDAEVLRLLRRRSLAALRAEVEPVPAVELARFLPQWQSVGGGLRGREGLVRAVEQLAGAVLPASAVESLVLPSRIVDYSPALLDDLTSSGEVLWRGHGSLPGDDGWVSLHLADTAHLTLALPADRGLSEGEQAIVDALAGGGAYFFRTLADALGSTDDESLLADLWALAWDGRVTNDTLTPLRALLAGGRTSHKRGRSGPRTTRYAGRRGSLGTLSGQRGLGRPTVPTRSGPPSGAGRWSLLPEVELDATVRAYATAEVLLDRYGVVTRGSVVAEDVPGGFAGVYRVLAAAEESGRVRRGYFVESLGASQFSTTGSVDRLRAGARAVGDEADRAVPAMVLAATDPANAYGAALPWPDRATEPDDGADGSSPGAKSAGGKRGHQPARKAGALVVLVDGELVLYVERGGKTLLSWTDDEQALQGAADALALAVREGALGRLTVEKADGGAVLGSAHPLASALAKAGFHATPRGLRLRR; from the coding sequence ATGGCAGCGGACGTCCTCGACCGGTTCTCCCCCGCCACCGCCGAGTGGTTCAGGGGCTCGTTCAGCGCGCCCACCGCGGCGCAGGCGGGCGCGTGGGAGGCCATCAGCTCGGGCCACCATGCCCTCGTCGTCGCACCGACCGGATCGGGCAAGACCCTGTCGGCGTTCCTGTGGGCGCTCGACCGGCTCGCGGCCTCCCCGCCTCCCGCCGACAAGATCAAGCGCTGCCGGGTGCTCTACGTCTCCCCGATGAAAGCCCTGGCCGTCGACGTCGAGCGGAACCTGCGCTCGCCGCTGGTCGGTATCGGCCACGCGGCCACCCGGCTCGGGCTGACACCCCCGGACGTCACCGTGTCGGTGCGCTCGGGCGACACCCCGGCCGCCGAGCGACGCGCCTTCGCCCGCACGCCCACCGACGTCCTCATCACGACCCCCGAGTCGCTCTTCCTCATCCTCACGTCGCAGGCTCGAGAGGCGCTGGCCGGTGTCGAGACGGTCATCCTCGACGAGGTCCACGCCGTGGCCGGCACCAAGCGCGGCGCCCACCTCGCGCTGTCCCTGGAACGCCTCGACGCCCTGCTCGACGCGCCGGCGCAGCGCATCGGACTCTCGGCGACCGTGGAGCCCGTCGCCGAGGTGGCCCGGTACCTCGCGGGCGGCCGGCCGGTGGAGATCGTCCGACCGCCGTCGACCAAGGAGTGGGATCTCGAGGTCGTCGTGCCGATCCCGGACATGTCGGCCCTCGGAGAGGTCATCGAGGAGGACCTCTCCGGCCCGGCGTCGGGAGCGGAGCGCCGCGCCTCGATCTGGCCCCACGTCGAGGAGCGCATCGTCGACCTCGTCGCCTCGCACCGGTCGACCCTGGTCTTCGCCAACTCCCGACGCCTTGCCGAGCGACTCACGGCACGGCTCAACGAGATCTGGGACGAGCGCCTCGAGACCATGCGCGAGGTCCGCGGCGACGGCCCGCCCGAGCCGCCCGAGCCCGCTCCACGGCATCCCGCCAGCCGCACGCCCGCGCAGCTGATGGCCCAGTCGGGGGCCTCGTCCGGCGCTCCTCCGGTGCTGGCTCGCGCCCACCACGGCTCGGTGAGCAAGGAGCACCGCCAGCTCATCGAGGAGGACCTCAAGGCGGGCCGGCTGCCGGCCGTGGTCGCCACCAGCTCCCTCGAGCTCGGCATCGACATGGGGGCCGTCGACCTCGTCATCCAGGTCGAGTCACCGCCCTCGGTGGCGTCGGGGCTCCAGCGGGTCGGCCGCGCCGGGCACCAGGTCGGGGCGGTGTCACGGGGCGTGTTGTTCCCCAAGTTCCGCGGCGACCTGGTGCAGACCGCGGTGGTCGTCGAGCGCATGCGGGCGGGCGCGATCGAGTCGTTGCGCGTCCCGGCCAACCCGGTCGACGTGCTCGCCCAGCAGATCGTCGCCATGTGCGCCCTCGACGAGTGGACGGTCGACGACCTCGAGTCCGTGGTCCGCAAGGCCACTCCCTTCGCCTCGCTGCCGCGGTCGATCCTCGAGTCGGTGCTCGACATGCTGTCGGGGCGGTACCCGAGTGACGAGTTCGCCGAGCTCCGGCCCCGCATCGTGTGGGACCGCGTCACCGGGGTGCTGACCGGGCGACCGGGGGCCCAGCGCCTTGCCGTCACCTCCGGCGGCACCATCCCCGACCGTGGGCTGTATGCCGTGTTCCTCGCCTCCAGCGAGGGCGCCGGACGGCGGGTCGGCGAGCTGGACGAGGAGATGGTCTACGAGTCCCGGGTCGGCGACGTGTTCACCCTGGGCACCTCCACGTGGCGGATCGAGGACATCACCCACGACCAGGTCCTCGTCACTCCGGCACCGGGTCTTCCCGGGCGACTGCCGTTCTGGAAGGGCGACCAGCAGGGCCGGCCCGCCGAGCTGGGTCGAGCGGTCGGCGCCTTCGTCCGCGAGGTGGTCGGGCTCTCCCCCGCCCGGGCACGCGACCGGGTGACGGCCGCCGGTCTCGACGAGTGGGCGGCGGACAACCTGCTCGGCTACCTCGCCGAGCAGCAGGAAGCCACCCGCCACGTCCCTGACGACCGGACGATCGTGGTCGAGCGGTTCCGGGACGAGATCGGCGACTGGCGCGTGGCGGTCCACTCACCGTTCGGAGGCCAGGTGCACGCGCCCTGGGCCCTGTGCGTGTCGGCCCGGATGCGCGAGCGCTACGGCGTCGACGTCCAGGCGATGCACGGCGACGACGGGATCGTGTTCCGGCTGCCCGACCTCGAGTTCGAGGACGAGGGCGCCGGGACCCGAGGGGTGGGGGCCGAGTTGCTCGAGCTGGTGCGCCTCGAGGCCGACGACGTGCACGACCTCGTCACCTCCGAGATCGGCGGGTCGGCGCTGTTCGCCGCCCGGTTCCGGGAGTGCGCGTCACGTGCGCTGCTCTTGCCCCGTCGGCGCCCCGACCGTCGCCAACCCCTGTGGCAGCAACGGCAGCGCGCCGCGCAGCTGCTCGAGGTCGCCAGCCAGTACGCGTCGTTCCCGATCGTCCTGGAGACGGTCCGCGAGTGCGTGCAGGACGTGTTCGACGTGCCCGGCCTCACTTCCCTGATGCGCTCGATCGAGGCTCGTGAGGTCACGCTCGTCGACGTCGAGTCGGCTCAGCCGTCGCCCTTCGCGCGGTCACTGATGTTCGGCTACGTCGCCCAGTTCCTCTACGAGGGCGACTCGCCGCTGGCCGAGAAGCGTGCCGCCGCCCTCGCGCTCGACCCCACGTTGCTGGCCGAGCTGCTGGGCCGGGGCGAGGGGCTGTCGCTGCGTGACCTGCTCGACCCGGCCCAGGTCACCCGCACCGAGTCCGAGCTGCAGCGCCTGGTCCCCGAACGCGCCTGCCGCGACGCCGAGGACGTGGCAGACCTGCTCCGCGTGCTGGGACCGCTGCCCCTCGACGAGATCGTCCGCAGGTCACAGGACTCGTTGGCGCGCAACGAGATCGGCGCCTGGCTCGTCGACCTCGAGGGGGCGCGCAGGCTGATCCGCGTGCGCATCGCCGGCCAGGAGCGCTGGGCCGCCATCGAGGACGCGGGTCGCCTTCGTGACGCCTTGGGCAGCTCGTTGCCGGTCGGCATTCCGCAGACGTTCCTCGAGTCGGTCCCGGATCCGCTCGGTGACCTGGTGCGCCGCTACGCCCGCACCCACGGCCCCTTCCCCGCCGCGGCCGTGGCCGCCTGGTGGGGCGTCGGTCCCGCCATCGCCCTGGACGCCCTGCGACGGCTGGTCTCCTCCGGTCGGGTCGTGGAGGGTGAGCTGCTCCCCACCGAGAACGGCGGGGGGCTGCACGGCCTCGACTACTGCGACGCCGAGGTGCTGCGCCTGCTGCGACGTCGCTCCCTGGCCGCCCTGCGCGCCGAGGTCGAGCCCGTCCCGGCCGTCGAGCTGGCCAGGTTCCTCCCGCAGTGGCAGTCGGTGGGTGGGGGCCTGCGCGGACGCGAGGGACTCGTCCGCGCCGTCGAGCAGCTGGCGGGGGCGGTCCTGCCTGCGAGTGCCGTCGAGAGCCTCGTGCTGCCGAGCCGCATCGTCGACTACTCGCCCGCGCTGCTCGACGACCTGACCAGCAGCGGCGAGGTCCTGTGGCGCGGCCACGGATCCCTGCCCGGCGACGATGGCTGGGTGTCGCTGCACCTGGCGGACACGGCCCACCTCACCCTGGCTCTCCCCGCTGATCGGGGGCTGAGCGAGGGTGAGCAGGCGATCGTCGACGCCCTGGCGGGGGGCGGCGCCTACTTCTTCCGCACCCTCGCCGATGCCCTGGGCAGCACCGACGACGAGTCCCTCCTGGCCGACCTGTGGGCGCTCGCCTGGGACGGCAGGGTCACCAACGACACGCTCACCCCCCTGCGGGCCCTTCTCGCCGGCGGCCGCACCAGCCACAAACGCGGCCGTTCCGGTCCCCGCACCACCAGGTATGCCGGTCGGCGCGGCTCGCTGGGCACCCTCTCGGGCCAGCGGGGGTTGGGTCGGCCGACCGTGCCGACCCGCAGTGGTCCGCCCTCGGGAGCCGGACGGTGGTCGCTGCTGCCCGAGGTCGAGCTGGACGCGACCGTGCGCGCCTACGCGACCGCCGAGGTGCTCCTCGACCGCTACGGCGTTGTCACGCGTGGCTCGGTGGTCGCCGAGGACGTCCCGGGCGGGTTCGCCGGCGTCTACCGGGTGTTGGCCGCTGCCGAGGAGTCGGGCCGGGTCCGCCGCGGCTACTTCGTCGAGTCGCTGGGCGCCTCGCAGTTCTCCACGACGGGCTCGGTCGACCGGCTCCGCGCGGGCGCCCGGGCGGTGGGCGACGAGGCCGACCGAGCCGTTCCCGCCATGGTGCTGGCAGCCACCGACCCGGCCAACGCCTATGGGGCGGCCCTGCCCTGGCCGGACCGGGCCACCGAGCCGGATGACGGGGCCGATGGAAGCTCGCCCGGGGCGAAGTCCGCGGGCGGCAAGCGTGGCCACCAGCCGGCCCGCAAGGCAGGCGCCCTGGTGGTCCTGGTCGACGGTGAGCTCGTCCTCTACGTCGAGCGCGGTGGCAAGACGCTGTTGTCCTGGACCGACGACGAGCAGGCGCTGCAAGGCGCTGCCGATGCCCTCGCCCTGGCCGTCCGCGAAGGTGCGCTCGGCCGGCTCACCGTCGAGAAGGCTGACGGCGGAGCCGTGCTGGGGTCAGCCCACCCGCTCGCCTCGGCGTTGGCCAAGGCGGGCTTCCACGCCACCCCGCGCGGACTGCGGCTGCGACGATGA
- a CDS encoding ABC transporter permease, whose protein sequence is MSSSTTAPRSTPPSTRGRVSAQLARLVPMPAGAGLARMLVERNVVSFRHGWIALVTGFAEPVFYLFSLGIGIGALVKTVTTDSGAVVSYPQFVAPALLAASAMNGAVFDSTFNVFFKLRYAKLYDAVLATPMGPRDVAVGEISWSLIRGGLYSAAFLVVALLAGAVGSWWALLALPAAVFIGFAFAALGMFATTFMKSWVHFDYVTLAIQPMFLFSATFFPLSTYPEALQWVVRATPLYHGVALERALMLGDVGWGVLGHVVYLVLLGGIGVVGTARRLEKLLLS, encoded by the coding sequence GTGAGCAGCTCGACGACCGCGCCCCGTTCCACGCCCCCTTCCACGCGCGGCCGGGTGTCCGCCCAGCTGGCCCGGCTGGTGCCGATGCCGGCCGGGGCGGGACTTGCCAGGATGCTCGTCGAACGCAACGTCGTCTCCTTCCGCCATGGCTGGATCGCGCTCGTGACCGGCTTCGCCGAGCCGGTGTTCTACCTGTTCTCCCTCGGCATCGGCATCGGGGCGCTCGTCAAGACGGTCACGACCGACTCGGGTGCGGTCGTGTCCTACCCCCAGTTCGTGGCGCCGGCCCTGCTGGCCGCGTCGGCGATGAACGGCGCCGTGTTCGACTCGACGTTCAACGTCTTCTTCAAGCTCCGCTACGCCAAGCTCTACGACGCGGTGCTGGCGACGCCGATGGGCCCGCGTGACGTCGCGGTCGGTGAGATCTCCTGGTCGCTGATCCGCGGCGGCCTGTACTCCGCCGCCTTCCTCGTGGTCGCACTGCTCGCTGGCGCGGTCGGGTCGTGGTGGGCGCTGCTGGCGCTGCCCGCGGCGGTCTTCATCGGGTTCGCCTTCGCCGCGCTGGGGATGTTCGCGACGACGTTCATGAAGTCCTGGGTGCACTTCGACTACGTCACCCTGGCCATCCAGCCGATGTTCCTGTTCTCCGCGACGTTCTTCCCGTTGTCGACGTATCCCGAGGCGCTCCAGTGGGTCGTGCGGGCGACGCCGCTGTACCACGGGGTCGCCCTCGAACGCGCGCTGATGCTCGGGGACGTGGGCTGGGGCGTGCTCGGGCACGTCGTCTACCTCGTGCTGCTGGGCGGGATCGGGGTCGTGGGCACGGCCCGCCGTCTCGAGAAGCTGCTCCTGTCCTAG
- a CDS encoding DUF3046 domain-containing protein, which yields MRLSHFWVLMNDEFGEGYATSLAQHLVLGVLGERTVVQALEAGESPRRVWLALCDAMDVPESRRLGIDRKPAR from the coding sequence GTGCGGCTGAGCCATTTCTGGGTGTTGATGAACGACGAGTTCGGGGAGGGCTACGCCACCTCGCTCGCTCAGCACCTGGTCCTGGGGGTCCTCGGTGAGCGCACCGTGGTCCAGGCGCTCGAGGCGGGGGAGAGCCCCCGACGGGTCTGGCTGGCCCTCTGTGACGCCATGGACGTGCCGGAGTCCCGTCGCCTTGGCATCGACCGGAAACCAGCGAGATGA
- a CDS encoding Fpg/Nei family DNA glycosylase, whose protein sequence is MPEGDTVWRTARRLDQALAGAVVVLSDLRFPSVATTDLRGSTTVEVVSRGKHLLHRFDNGLTLHSHLRMEGQWRVAAPGDTAGWLRRDDLRAAVGTDSWTALGLRLGMLDLVPTAEEASVVGHLGPDLLGRDWDRTTALANLRSSDTTIGAALLDQRNLAGLGTLWASEALFLSRLGPWTHVTELADPALEGLVTRAQQLLDQARHHAIQASTGTRRHGEESYVHGRSGRPCRRCGTTVRVAMIGPAMRERTMFYCPGCQGGLGPSDDGRPQRPLGASAGRGSKGTARSTGQRRG, encoded by the coding sequence GTGCCTGAGGGCGACACCGTCTGGCGCACCGCCCGACGACTCGACCAGGCCCTCGCAGGCGCCGTGGTCGTCCTGAGCGACCTCCGCTTCCCCTCGGTGGCCACCACGGACCTGCGGGGGTCGACCACGGTCGAGGTCGTGAGCCGCGGCAAGCACCTGCTCCATCGCTTCGACAACGGCCTGACCCTGCACTCGCACCTGCGCATGGAGGGTCAGTGGCGGGTCGCGGCACCAGGTGACACGGCGGGCTGGCTGCGCCGCGACGACCTGCGCGCCGCGGTGGGGACGGACTCCTGGACGGCACTGGGGCTGCGCCTCGGGATGCTCGACCTCGTCCCCACTGCCGAGGAGGCTTCCGTGGTGGGCCACCTCGGACCGGACCTGCTCGGGAGGGACTGGGATCGCACCACAGCGCTGGCCAACCTGCGCAGCTCGGACACCACGATCGGGGCCGCGTTGCTCGACCAGCGCAACCTCGCGGGGCTCGGGACCCTGTGGGCCAGTGAGGCGCTGTTCCTCTCCCGGCTCGGACCCTGGACCCACGTCACCGAGCTCGCGGACCCGGCGCTCGAGGGTCTCGTGACCCGGGCGCAGCAGCTGCTCGACCAGGCCCGACACCATGCCATCCAGGCCAGCACGGGTACCCGTCGCCACGGCGAGGAGTCGTACGTCCACGGACGCTCGGGTCGGCCCTGCCGTCGCTGCGGAACCACTGTCCGCGTGGCGATGATCGGCCCCGCTATGCGCGAGCGCACGATGTTCTACTGCCCGGGCTGCCAGGGCGGCCTGGGACCGAGCGACGACGGTCGCCCGCAACGTCCGCTCGGCGCCAGCGCGGGGCGCGGGAGCAAGGGGACGGCGCGAAGCACGGGCCAGCGTCGAGGCTGA
- a CDS encoding nitronate monooxygenase produces MTSVDWSSSPLVLAPMAGGPSTVALAAAAADGGVFPFLGGAYLTPERLRDDIGALREATRRPFGVNIFAPSPDSPSMQQESLAYAELLAPWAAAAGIELGHPHYDDDAFDAKVDLLVDSAPAVVSFAFGWPPAEVVARLQSAGVAVWVTVNEATEVEWAQQLGVDGLVVQGWEAGGHRGGPVDTGTTQSALQPLVAEVAGRTSLPVMAAGGVMTGSDAAAVLRAGASAVALGTAFLDCPEAGTAPVHRHALTHRTGTTVTRAFTGRSARALTTTWTELFTEAAPAAYPHVHHLTAPLRAYGRDTGEAELVNLWAGTGHERLRQLPAAELARTLVAELRAAL; encoded by the coding sequence ATGACCTCCGTCGACTGGTCCTCCAGCCCATTGGTCCTGGCACCGATGGCCGGTGGCCCGTCGACCGTCGCCCTCGCCGCAGCAGCTGCCGACGGCGGAGTCTTCCCCTTCCTCGGCGGCGCCTACCTCACCCCGGAGCGCCTGCGCGACGACATCGGCGCGCTGCGAGAAGCCACGCGGAGGCCCTTCGGCGTCAACATCTTCGCGCCGTCGCCGGACAGCCCGTCCATGCAGCAGGAGAGCCTCGCGTATGCCGAGCTGCTGGCACCGTGGGCAGCGGCGGCGGGCATCGAGCTGGGTCATCCGCACTATGACGACGACGCCTTCGACGCGAAGGTGGACCTGCTCGTGGACTCGGCTCCGGCCGTGGTGAGCTTCGCCTTCGGGTGGCCGCCGGCCGAGGTGGTCGCGCGACTGCAGTCGGCCGGAGTCGCGGTGTGGGTCACGGTCAACGAAGCCACCGAGGTCGAGTGGGCGCAGCAGCTGGGGGTGGACGGGCTCGTCGTCCAGGGCTGGGAGGCGGGAGGTCACCGTGGCGGCCCCGTCGACACCGGCACCACCCAGTCCGCCCTGCAGCCGCTGGTCGCCGAGGTGGCTGGGCGCACCTCGCTGCCGGTGATGGCCGCCGGTGGGGTCATGACGGGATCGGACGCCGCTGCCGTGCTGCGCGCGGGAGCGAGCGCCGTCGCCCTCGGCACCGCGTTCCTCGACTGCCCCGAGGCAGGGACGGCGCCGGTGCACCGGCACGCCCTGACCCACCGGACGGGCACCACCGTGACCCGCGCGTTCACCGGGCGCAGCGCCCGTGCCCTGACCACCACCTGGACCGAGCTGTTCACCGAGGCTGCCCCCGCGGCATACCCGCACGTGCACCACCTCACGGCTCCCCTGCGGGCCTACGGAAGGGACACCGGGGAGGCCGAGCTCGTCAACCTGTGGGCCGGTACCGGCCACGAACGGTTGCGGCAGCTGCCGGCCGCCGAGCTGGCCCGCACCCTGGTGGCCGAGCTCCGCGCCGCTCTCTGA
- the recA gene encoding recombinase RecA, with product MAGANASTVDQKAKSLDSVMGQIEKSFGKGAVMRLGDDVRPPIDVIPTGSISLDVALGIGGLPRGRVVEIYGPESSGKTTVALHAVASAQRAGGIAAFIDAEHALDPDYAKKLGVDTDALLVSQPDTGEQALEIADMLIRSGAIDIIVIDSVAALVPRAEIEGEMGDSHVGLQARLMSQALRKLTGALNNTGTTAIFINQLREKIGVMFGSPETTTGGKALKFYASVRLDVRRIETLKDGSEPVGNRTRVKVVKNKVAPPFKQAEFDILYGQGISREGGLIDMGVEQGFVRKAGAWYTYEGDQLGQGKENARQFLKDNPDLGNEIEKKIKEKLGIGPQVDKPADAVPEVPVEF from the coding sequence ATGGCTGGAGCGAACGCATCAACTGTGGACCAGAAGGCAAAGTCCCTCGACAGCGTCATGGGGCAGATCGAGAAGTCGTTCGGCAAGGGCGCGGTCATGCGCCTCGGCGACGACGTCCGTCCCCCCATCGACGTCATCCCCACCGGGTCGATCTCGCTCGATGTCGCGCTCGGCATCGGCGGCCTCCCGCGCGGCCGAGTCGTGGAGATCTACGGCCCGGAGTCCTCGGGCAAGACGACGGTCGCGCTGCACGCAGTGGCCAGTGCGCAGCGGGCTGGTGGCATCGCGGCGTTCATCGACGCCGAGCACGCCCTCGACCCTGACTACGCCAAGAAGCTCGGCGTCGACACCGACGCGCTCCTGGTCAGCCAGCCCGACACGGGGGAGCAGGCGCTCGAGATCGCCGACATGCTGATCCGCTCGGGCGCCATCGACATCATCGTCATCGACTCCGTCGCCGCGCTCGTGCCACGGGCCGAGATCGAGGGCGAGATGGGTGACAGCCACGTCGGCCTGCAGGCCCGACTGATGTCCCAGGCCCTGCGCAAGCTCACCGGCGCCCTCAACAACACCGGCACGACGGCCATCTTCATCAACCAGCTGCGCGAGAAGATCGGCGTCATGTTCGGCTCGCCCGAGACGACGACGGGTGGCAAGGCGCTGAAGTTCTACGCCTCGGTCCGCCTGGACGTGCGTCGCATCGAGACCCTCAAGGACGGCAGCGAACCGGTCGGCAACCGCACCCGGGTCAAGGTCGTCAAGAACAAGGTGGCACCGCCGTTCAAGCAGGCCGAGTTCGACATCCTCTACGGCCAGGGCATCTCCCGTGAGGGTGGGCTCATCGACATGGGCGTCGAGCAGGGCTTCGTCCGCAAGGCCGGCGCTTGGTACACCTACGAAGGCGACCAGCTCGGCCAGGGCAAGGAGAACGCGCGCCAGTTCCTCAAGGACAACCCCGACCTCGGCAACGAGATCGAGAAGAAGATCAAGGAAAAGCTCGGGATCGGCCCGCAGGTCGACAAGCCGGCCGACGCGGTTCCCGAGGTACCGGTCGAGTTCTGA
- a CDS encoding ABC transporter ATP-binding protein encodes MPDDTALETTSPDATAADDTAPDDTGTVLLSATRLTKTFGDFTAVDGIDFAVRKGECFGFLGPNGAGKSSTMRMVGCVSPVTSGELRLFGLDPATDGPAIRARLGNCPQRDTLDEELTVQENLWIYGRYFGLSRKEVRSRAAELLDFAQLTDRAGDKVEPLSGGMKRRLTIARSLINSPEILLLDEPTTGLDPQARHVLWDRLFRLKRSGVTLVLTTHYMDEAEQLCDRLVVMDHGRIVAEGSPRSLIEEYSTREVLELRFDAEDHKDFAERVVGIGERVEVLPDRLLVYADDGDHAAAVVHSRGIEPLSALVRRATLEDVFLHLTGRTLVD; translated from the coding sequence GTGCCCGATGACACCGCGCTCGAGACGACCTCGCCCGACGCCACCGCTGCCGACGACACCGCTCCGGATGACACCGGGACGGTGCTCCTGAGCGCGACGCGCCTGACCAAGACGTTCGGAGACTTCACCGCGGTGGACGGGATCGACTTCGCGGTCCGCAAGGGGGAGTGCTTCGGCTTCCTCGGGCCGAACGGCGCGGGCAAGTCGAGCACCATGCGGATGGTCGGCTGCGTGTCGCCGGTGACCAGTGGCGAGCTGCGCCTGTTCGGCCTCGACCCGGCGACGGACGGCCCGGCCATCCGTGCCCGCCTCGGCAACTGTCCGCAGCGCGACACCCTCGACGAGGAGCTGACGGTCCAGGAGAACCTCTGGATCTACGGTCGCTACTTCGGCCTCTCGCGCAAGGAGGTCCGGTCGCGGGCCGCCGAGCTGCTCGACTTCGCCCAGCTCACCGACCGTGCCGGAGACAAGGTCGAGCCCCTCTCGGGAGGGATGAAGCGACGACTGACGATCGCCAGGTCCCTGATCAACTCGCCCGAGATCCTGTTGCTCGACGAGCCCACCACGGGTCTGGACCCGCAGGCCCGACATGTGTTGTGGGACAGGCTCTTCCGACTCAAGCGGTCGGGTGTGACGCTGGTGCTGACCACGCACTACATGGACGAGGCCGAGCAGCTCTGCGACCGGCTCGTCGTCATGGACCATGGCCGGATCGTCGCCGAGGGGTCGCCTCGGTCGCTCATCGAGGAGTACTCGACCCGCGAGGTCCTCGAGCTGCGGTTCGACGCCGAGGACCACAAGGACTTCGCCGAGCGGGTCGTCGGCATCGGCGAGCGGGTCGAGGTGCTGCCCGACCGTCTCCTCGTGTACGCCGACGACGGTGACCACGCGGCGGCGGTCGTGCACTCGCGCGGGATCGAGCCCCTGTCCGCACTGGTGCGCCGGGCGACGCTCGAGGACGTGTTCCTGCACCTCACCGGCCGCACCCTGGTGGACTGA
- a CDS encoding ABC transporter permease: MALLQPSPHAGPQSAAADVGGSGGEGRSRAAHGPRAPLSARERALAVFTYFLVVYRRTWRGSIIGRFLSPLFFLLAMGIGLGSLVDNRVGGVGGLPYLQFVVPAIVATQTMWVAMGESTYQVLGYIKWNMGYHAMLATPMTVRDVLRGHFLAVAAHLTTATAIFMAVASLFGGFRSVAAVLCLPIAILTGMAFTTPIFAFTAKQEGDNGFNILFRWIVTPLMLFSGTFFPIEQLPGWMQPIAWVTPLWHGVEACRAVATGSVAWLPFFGHLLVLAVYAAVGWWLAERSFARRLVP, translated from the coding sequence ATGGCCTTGCTCCAGCCCTCGCCCCACGCCGGCCCACAGTCCGCCGCCGCCGACGTGGGCGGTTCCGGTGGGGAGGGCCGAAGCCGGGCCGCACACGGCCCTCGCGCGCCGCTGTCCGCGCGTGAGCGGGCCCTGGCGGTCTTCACCTACTTCCTGGTGGTCTACCGACGGACCTGGCGCGGGAGCATCATCGGCCGGTTCCTGTCGCCGCTCTTCTTCCTGCTGGCGATGGGGATCGGACTCGGCTCGCTCGTGGACAACCGCGTCGGGGGAGTCGGCGGTCTGCCCTACCTGCAGTTCGTCGTCCCGGCCATCGTCGCCACCCAGACGATGTGGGTCGCGATGGGGGAGTCGACCTACCAGGTGCTCGGCTACATCAAGTGGAACATGGGCTACCACGCCATGCTTGCGACCCCGATGACGGTGCGCGACGTCCTGAGGGGCCACTTCCTGGCGGTGGCCGCGCACCTGACCACCGCCACGGCGATCTTCATGGCGGTGGCCTCGCTGTTCGGCGGCTTCAGGTCGGTGGCCGCGGTCCTCTGCCTGCCGATCGCGATCCTCACCGGGATGGCGTTCACCACACCGATCTTCGCGTTCACGGCCAAGCAGGAGGGTGACAACGGCTTCAACATCCTGTTCCGCTGGATCGTGACGCCGCTCATGCTCTTCTCGGGGACGTTCTTCCCGATCGAGCAGCTGCCCGGCTGGATGCAGCCGATCGCCTGGGTCACCCCGCTGTGGCACGGGGTCGAGGCCTGCCGCGCCGTGGCCACGGGTTCCGTGGCCTGGCTGCCGTTCTTCGGTCACCTGCTCGTGCTGGCGGTGTATGCCGCGGTGGGCTGGTGGCTCGCCGAGCGGTCCTTCGCGAGGCGGCTGGTCCCGTGA